The Seleniivibrio woodruffii genome segment ATGCCGATTTTCTCCGCCCTTTTCTTAAGATTTTCAAAGGCTTCAGCATCCAGCGAGAGCTTTATCAGCATGTCATACTGCGATTCCGACTCTCCTGCGGCCGCTTTCTGATATTCGGCCTTTTCGGAGCTTTTCGTGACCAGTTCCGCCGCATTGAAGGTTTGAAACTTGATTGCGTCCGCTCCGCATTCTTTCGCCGTATGCACCATTTCAAGGGCAGTTACAAGGCATCCGTTGTGGTTGACGCCCGCTTCGGCAATAATAAACACGCCCATATAAGCCTCCTGTCAGCCTAATGATACACGGGCGGCAGAGGCATTACAACTGTGTTTATCTGCCTATTATCTTTGAAAAATGCCTTTTTGCGGAATCCTGAAGTTTTCCCGCCACCTTAAAGGCCTCCTTCAGCAGAACAGCCTCCTGATCCGTCAGTTCGTCCGGATTCAGGAAATGCCCCGGCGGCAGACCCTTTTCGATAAGGCGTATCTCGTTCTGGATCCGCAGATAGGTGAAGGATTCAAACGCCGCCTTAATGTGGTCGGCTGTGGCCTTGTTAAAAACCTTCAGTTCCTCCAGCCTGTCCAGTCTGTCCAGAGTGCTGACGGCATATATTCCCTTCTCCAGCATATACATCCGCACACAGTCCACTATGAATATGCTTCCGTTTTCTTTAAGCGAGAGCAGACCTTTGTTCTCGCCGCTTTTGTGGGTTATGAACCTGTCCAGCAGGTTCAGAGGCACTTTATGTTTATAGTCCAGTTCCATCATCTGAAACAGAAACAGCGGGTTCTCTTTTATAAGCCTGCTGACGGTCTCACGCAGTTCCCCGCAAAGCGATGAATCGCCCCATATAGGCATAAAGTCAAAAAATATGGACGAATAGCGCACCCTCTGCGGTTCGGGAACCTTTATCCAGCGTGCCACCCGCTCCCGCCATTCACTGATCCGCCCACGCCACATGGGGTTGTTCACCATCACCTGACCGTTGCAGAGATGATAGCCCACCTCCGCCAGAGCATGCACAAGCCGCTCGGCAAAAGGTACAAAGAATGCTTCCACAGCTTCGTTAAGCTCCTGCGGGAAGTCCTCATAGATAAATCCGTTGTCCTGATCAGGTCCCAGAAGCATCTCTCTGCGGCCTCCGCTTCCCATTATCATGAAACAATAGCGGATGTCCGGCTGAACGTAGCCTTCGTCCAGCATCTGCTGACGGATTATCTCGAAACAGCGTCTAATCACATTGTGATGCACATATGAGAGTATCTCCATGGTCTCCGCATGGGAGCGGTTTTCGATGAGCAGAACTCCGGCGATCTTCGCAATCTCCCTGTAAACTTCAGCAAGCTCGGCAACACTTTTCGCCTCGTTAGCCCCGCCCACCAGAAGCATGGATTTCTGGCTGCGAAATCGCATAAGATCCTGCACGGAAACCATACCGACGATGCTTTCGCCATCCAGCACAGGCAAATGCCTTATGCTGTGGCGCAGCATGAAGGTAGCCGCCTCATACATGAACGTGTCCGGAGTCATATAATACGGATCCGGCGACATAACCTGTCTGACACAAATGGCAGAATCGGCTCCTGATGACATCACCTTTCGCACAAGATCCCTCTCGGTAACAATTCCTGTCATTTTCCCTGAACTGTCTGTGAGCACAACGGCGGCAACACCAGATTCGGTCATCCGGACGGCAATATCACGCACAGAAGATGTCACCGGAGCGGTTATCACAGGCTTTGACATAATCTCGCTCAGACGCTTCTGAAAAGGATAAGCCTCCATCTGGGCTGCCGGATTCATAGAGTTGCGCTCAACCATATCCTTATACAGCTTGCGCACCTGCGAAAAGATTGCTTTGTTGAAGAAATTTGAGATTATTGGATACTGCTCTGCACTCTTCAGCACCAGTCCCTTAGGGATCAGCAGACAGGAGGAATCCTCCGCCGCTCTCGCCCCTGCGGTGTAGCCTTCGTTTGTAAAAACTGGTGTCCAGCCGAAATATCCGCCTGCGGTGCGGCTGTCCACAAGCATTTCAACACCCTCCGGTGTCTCCACCATAATGTCGATCCTGCCGCTGCGGATGAAATATAAAAAACCGGAAGGCTCGTCCTTCTGATGAAAAATGACAGTGCCTGCGGTATATTCGGTCATTACCGATGCATTTTCAATTTCCAGTGCCGACTCAGCGGGAATCCTCCCGAACGGCGCACACTCATGAAGCCTGCAAATCAATGCCATCTGTCACCCCCGACAGTATAGTATGTAAGTTTAACAAAAAAAGTCCCCTTACGAGGACTTTTTTTGTTGCAGATTTATCAAAGGAGTTGTGGAAAAGTCATGGTTTCAGGCGGATACCGCCTCTTTTTTCTTCTTTCCGAAAACAAACGGGTGCGCCTGCTGACGGAGGATGAAGTCTGCAAATATCTTCGACCATATTGTGCTGCCTGCCAAAGCCGACCATACCTCATACGGATAGCCCAGAAGCAGAACACCGACTATCGCCCAGCCGCATCCGATTGCCGCCGCAAGGTTTATCAGCCCTGCAAATGGCGCCCATTTCTTCGGGTTGGCAGGCGGTTCGCCCTTTTTTAGGGCAACCTCGGAATAGTCTTTTTTTATAAAAATCCTGTAGGCTCTTCTGCTCCAGTAGAAACACGTCGGGAACAGAGCCAGAAAGAGAATCCATGTTAAAACTACACTTGCATCCAGAACCATATGAAACCCCTTTGATGTTAATCTTTTAAGTTTGCCCCCACAGAAGTTTCCGCAGGGGCATATATATTTTAGTGGTCTATTGCGCCGCCCGCACCTTTGGGGATACGAACGTTTTCAACCATGGCCGCTATGTCGGAGGGAACGGGAGTTGTCATGTTTTTCACTGCGAAAGCCACAGCAAAGTTAACAACCGCACCGATAGCACCGATTGCGTTGGGAGAAATTCCGAAGAAGAAGTCCTTCTTACCGAATATCTGCCAGTATTCTGTTCCGTGGATATAGAATATACCCGTGTGAGCGAACACATAGAACATTGTGAACACCAGACCGGCAATCATGCCCGCAACTGCTCCCTGTCTGTTCATGGTTTTGCTGAATATACCCATCATAAGAGCGGGGAATATGGACGATGCCGCCAGACCGAAGGCTATGGCCACTGTGCCCGCCGCAAAGTCGGGGGGATACATTCCCAGGAAACCTGCAACAACAATTGCGCATGCCATTGCGATTCGTCCGGCCATAAGCTCTCCCTTTTCGGAGAGGTCTTTCATCATCATGTTTTTAAGCAGGTCATGAGATATGGCGGAAGATATCGCCAGAAGCAGACCGGCCGCTGTTGAAAGTGCCGCCGCAAGACCGCCCGCCGCAACAAGGGCGATTACCCAGTTGGGAAGGTTTGCTATTTCGGGGTTTGCAAGAACCATAATGTCGTTGTTGACCGTAAGTTCGCTGCCTTTCCAGCCTGCCGCATCGGCTTTTGCAAGAAACTCTGCGTTCTTGGATGTATCGTTGTAATACTGGATACGTCCGTCGCCGTTCTTGTCTTCGAATTTAAGCAGTCCTGTAACTTCCCAGCGCTTCATCCAGTCGGGGCGTGCATCGTACTGGATGCTGGCATCGGGAGCGAAAACATCGCCGCCGGACTGAACCGCTGTGTTGATTGTTGCATGAAGGTTAAGACGAGCCATAGCCGCAACTGAAGGAGCTGTGGTGTACAGAATTGCGATGAACACCAACGCCCAGCCTGCAGACGAGCGGGCATCTTTAACTTTCGGAACGGTGAAGAAACGGATGATAACGTGGGGCAGACCCGCCGTTCCTATCATAAGTGAAACCGTGTAAACGAACATGTTCAGTTTGTCGCCGGGAACGGATGTGGTGTATTTTCCGAAACCGAGGTCTGTTACGATATGGTCAAGTTTCGCAAGCAGAGCCATGTCTGATCCGGTATACTGACCGCCCAGACCAAGCTGAGGAATGGGATTTCCCGTAAGCTGAAGGGATATGAATATTGCGGGGATTGTATACGCAAGGATGAGTACGACGTACTGGGCAACCTGTGTATACGTTATGCCTTTCATACCGCCGAAAACCGCATAAACAAACACTATAGCCATACCGATAATAACACCCATCTCACTGGAAACACCGAGGAAACGAGAAAACGCAACGCCGACACCGGTCATCTGACCGATGATGTATGTGGTTGAAGCAACCAGAAGACATACAACGGCAACTACTGTGGCTGAGTTTGAATAGTAGCGTGCTTTGAAGAAATCCGGAACGGTGAACTTGCCGAATTTACGCAGATAAGGAGCAAGAAGCATGGCCAGAAGAACGTAGCCCCCTGTCCATCCCATGAGAAACAGCGCACCGCCGTATCCCATATATCCGATCATACCCGCCATGGATATAAACGACGCAGCAGACATCCAGTCAGCTCCGGTCGCCATACCGTTCAGAACAGGGTGAACCCCGCCGCCGGCAACATAAAATTCCTTTGTACTGCCCGCACGGGTCCAGAACGCTATTCCCAGATAAAGTGCAAATGTCAGACCGACAACAAGATAAGTCATAGCTTGCAGACTCATAGGTTCCCTCCTTAATCTTCCGCAACGTCAAAGTCTTTGTCTATTTTCCCCATCATTTTTGCATAAATGAAGATAAGGGCGACAAAGATGTAGATTGAACCCTGCTGTGCAAACCAGAATCCCAGCGGATAGCCGCCGAGCTTGATGTTGTCCAGCGCACCTGCAAACATGATCCCCGCTCCGTATGAGCAGAGGAACCATACAATGAGGACGTTTCTGATAAGTCCCAGAACCTTTTTCCAGTAAAGCTCTTGCGATTGTTCCATAAAATAACACCTCACAAATAATTTGTTGATGACGGGCGGGTCACTCCCACTTTAAATATCCGACCCACTGCCTCCTTTTCCTTATTAACTACAAAACAAAAAACGTAAGTTAAATTTTAAAAACCACCCACACAAAACACACGCTTTCTTATTATGCGTTTTTATAATACATTGTTTGATGTTTAATATCATCTCATAACCCTTAATTCAAGAGGAAATTTTCAAAAGAATCAAGCAGGAACCAAAAGATAAAGAAAAATTATCAAACATAGATTGATTATTTTTTTACACTTGATTAACCAATATGGTTAATAATCAGTTCATGTTAAACCCATGAAAACATAATACAACTAATAATTAATCATCAAAAATCTCAATAATGATATTTCTGAAAATAAATATCCATAATATTAGCAAATTAATTTCATGATTGAAAACTTACATGCATAAGATTTTAATTCAGTATTTGATTAATTTATAATAAACCAGCCAGAATACGCCAAATCCGACAGCTAATCATAATTAAATAAAGCAATATTAATCACTTAGCGATTAAGAGCTAAACAGAATCAAACAGGAAAGACTGATTTTTCATAACTTTTGTTAAAATTGTAAAGAGGGATTGAATGCCGTTATTGCGGCAGGAACTAATTGTTTTGCGATCATCGCTGAGCAACAGCTAACTTTGCTTGATTTTGAGCATCATGGTGCTCATAATTAAGCAGGAGACAACCATGAAGAACATTCTGATTATTGACGATGATGAATATTTCCTTAAATCCGTTTCAAGGGTTCTTAAAACCATAGGGGATTTCAACCCTGTCACACCCGATTCAGGTGTACGCAGCCTCCTTAAAGAGAGCGTTCTGAAACAGTACGACGCTGTTTTTCTGGACATCCATATGCCGAAACCAGACGGCAGAGAATGCCTTTCGATAATAAAAAGCATCGTGCCTTCAATGCCCGTCCTTATAATAACCGGGGAGAACAGCGCCGAAACAGCTGTGGAATATCTCAAACTGGGAGCCTATGACTTCCTGACGAAACCTATCGACATAAACAGGCTGAAAGCCACGCTGGACAACCTTTTCC includes the following:
- a CDS encoding DUF294 nucleotidyltransferase-like domain-containing protein — protein: MALICRLHECAPFGRIPAESALEIENASVMTEYTAGTVIFHQKDEPSGFLYFIRSGRIDIMVETPEGVEMLVDSRTAGGYFGWTPVFTNEGYTAGARAAEDSSCLLIPKGLVLKSAEQYPIISNFFNKAIFSQVRKLYKDMVERNSMNPAAQMEAYPFQKRLSEIMSKPVITAPVTSSVRDIAVRMTESGVAAVVLTDSSGKMTGIVTERDLVRKVMSSGADSAICVRQVMSPDPYYMTPDTFMYEAATFMLRHSIRHLPVLDGESIVGMVSVQDLMRFRSQKSMLLVGGANEAKSVAELAEVYREIAKIAGVLLIENRSHAETMEILSYVHHNVIRRCFEIIRQQMLDEGYVQPDIRYCFMIMGSGGRREMLLGPDQDNGFIYEDFPQELNEAVEAFFVPFAERLVHALAEVGYHLCNGQVMVNNPMWRGRISEWRERVARWIKVPEPQRVRYSSIFFDFMPIWGDSSLCGELRETVSRLIKENPLFLFQMMELDYKHKVPLNLLDRFITHKSGENKGLLSLKENGSIFIVDCVRMYMLEKGIYAVSTLDRLDRLEELKVFNKATADHIKAAFESFTYLRIQNEIRLIEKGLPPGHFLNPDELTDQEAVLLKEAFKVAGKLQDSAKRHFSKIIGR
- a CDS encoding sodium:solute symporter family protein, whose translation is MSLQAMTYLVVGLTFALYLGIAFWTRAGSTKEFYVAGGGVHPVLNGMATGADWMSAASFISMAGMIGYMGYGGALFLMGWTGGYVLLAMLLAPYLRKFGKFTVPDFFKARYYSNSATVVAVVCLLVASTTYIIGQMTGVGVAFSRFLGVSSEMGVIIGMAIVFVYAVFGGMKGITYTQVAQYVVLILAYTIPAIFISLQLTGNPIPQLGLGGQYTGSDMALLAKLDHIVTDLGFGKYTTSVPGDKLNMFVYTVSLMIGTAGLPHVIIRFFTVPKVKDARSSAGWALVFIAILYTTAPSVAAMARLNLHATINTAVQSGGDVFAPDASIQYDARPDWMKRWEVTGLLKFEDKNGDGRIQYYNDTSKNAEFLAKADAAGWKGSELTVNNDIMVLANPEIANLPNWVIALVAAGGLAAALSTAAGLLLAISSAISHDLLKNMMMKDLSEKGELMAGRIAMACAIVVAGFLGMYPPDFAAGTVAIAFGLAASSIFPALMMGIFSKTMNRQGAVAGMIAGLVFTMFYVFAHTGIFYIHGTEYWQIFGKKDFFFGISPNAIGAIGAVVNFAVAFAVKNMTTPVPSDIAAMVENVRIPKGAGGAIDH
- a CDS encoding DUF4212 domain-containing protein, which produces MEQSQELYWKKVLGLIRNVLIVWFLCSYGAGIMFAGALDNIKLGGYPLGFWFAQQGSIYIFVALIFIYAKMMGKIDKDFDVAED